In Candidatus Tachikawaea gelatinosa, a genomic segment contains:
- the rpsA gene encoding 30S ribosomal protein S1 yields MDFNLKFLKIINMTESFSQLFEESLKEIEIRPGAIIRGVVVSIDKDIVVVDAGLKSESSIPSEQFKNSQGEIEVSIGDKVDVVLEAIEDGFGETLLSREKAKRHEAWVSLEKVYNESTKIFGKINGKVKGGFTVEINGVRAFLPGSLVDIRPVRDGLNLEGKELEFKVIKLDKKRNNVVVSRRAVIESENNTERDQILSSLEEGKDIKGIVKNLTDYGAFIDLGGVDGLLHITDMAWKRVKHPSEIVNVGEEVIVKVLKFDKERTRVSLGLKQMGEDPWLAIAKQYPENTKLTGRVTNLTDYGCFVEIKEGVEGLVHVSEMDWTNKNVHPSKVVNVNDLVEIMVLDIDEDRRRISLGLKQCKINPWQEFSDRYKKGDHVEGKIKSITDFGIFIGLDGGIDGLVHLSDISWSVSGEEAVSKYKKGEKITAVLLQVDAERERISLSIKHLSEDPFNTYLIKNKKGSIVDGKIKKISSKHLIIALSDSVEGYIRFTDNDENDQNNDNLYLKSLKIGEKVNVKLVNIDRKNRIINLIINKKNRLSDKKNVKNTNKKDENRFLNTMAEAFKAAKSE; encoded by the coding sequence ATGGATTTTAACTTAAAATTTTTAAAAATTATTAATATGACTGAATCCTTTTCTCAACTTTTTGAAGAGTCTTTAAAAGAAATTGAAATTCGTCCAGGTGCTATTATTCGCGGGGTAGTTGTTTCTATAGATAAGGATATTGTTGTTGTAGATGCTGGATTAAAATCTGAATCTTCTATTCCCTCTGAACAATTTAAAAATTCGCAAGGTGAAATAGAAGTTTCTATTGGTGATAAAGTAGATGTTGTATTAGAAGCTATTGAAGATGGCTTTGGTGAAACATTGCTATCGAGAGAAAAAGCAAAAAGACATGAAGCTTGGGTATCGTTAGAAAAAGTTTATAATGAATCAACAAAAATATTTGGAAAAATAAATGGTAAAGTAAAGGGTGGGTTTACTGTTGAAATAAATGGTGTACGCGCATTTTTACCAGGTTCTTTAGTAGATATTCGTCCTGTAAGAGATGGTTTAAATTTAGAAGGTAAGGAATTAGAATTTAAAGTAATAAAATTAGATAAAAAAAGAAATAACGTAGTTGTATCTCGTCGTGCTGTCATTGAATCTGAAAATAACACTGAAAGAGATCAAATATTATCAAGTTTAGAAGAAGGAAAAGATATTAAAGGTATTGTAAAAAATCTTACTGATTATGGTGCATTTATTGATTTAGGTGGTGTAGATGGATTGTTACATATAACTGATATGGCATGGAAACGTGTTAAACATCCTAGTGAAATTGTTAACGTAGGAGAAGAAGTTATCGTTAAAGTTCTTAAGTTTGATAAAGAAAGAACACGTGTTTCTCTTGGATTAAAACAAATGGGAGAAGATCCATGGTTAGCTATTGCTAAACAATATCCTGAAAATACAAAACTAACTGGTCGTGTAACAAATTTGACAGATTATGGTTGTTTTGTTGAAATAAAAGAAGGAGTAGAAGGTTTAGTACATGTTTCTGAAATGGATTGGACTAATAAGAATGTTCATCCATCTAAAGTTGTAAATGTTAACGATTTAGTTGAGATTATGGTTTTAGATATTGATGAAGATCGCCGTCGTATTTCTTTAGGTCTCAAGCAATGTAAGATAAATCCATGGCAGGAATTTTCCGATCGTTATAAAAAAGGTGATCATGTTGAAGGAAAAATTAAATCAATCACTGATTTCGGAATATTTATTGGACTTGATGGAGGAATCGATGGATTGGTACATTTATCTGATATTTCATGGAGCGTCAGTGGCGAAGAAGCTGTTTCTAAATATAAAAAAGGTGAAAAAATCACTGCAGTTTTGTTACAAGTAGATGCTGAACGTGAACGTATTTCTTTAAGTATTAAACATTTATCAGAAGATCCATTTAATACATATCTTATAAAAAATAAAAAGGGATCAATTGTCGATGGAAAAATAAAAAAAATATCAAGTAAACACTTAATAATAGCACTATCAGATAGTGTTGAAGGATATATTCGTTTCACTGATAATGATGAAAATGATCAAAATAATGATAATTTATATTTAAAAAGTTTAAAAATTGGAGAAAAAGTCAATGTTAAATTAGTTAATATTGATAGAAAAAATAGAATTATTAATCTTATCATTAATAAAAAAAATCGTTTATCTGATAAAAAAAATGTTAAAAATACTAACAAAAAAGATGAAAATCGTTTTTTAAATACTATGGCTGAAGCATTTAAAGCTGCAAAATCAGAATAG